A section of the Oryzias melastigma strain HK-1 linkage group LG2, ASM292280v2, whole genome shotgun sequence genome encodes:
- the zgc:112437 gene encoding claudin-like protein ZF-A89 produces the protein MASLGLQILGVALAVFGWLGNIFICMLPMWKVSAFIGNNIVVAQTIWEGLWMSCVVQSTGQMQCKVYDSLLSLPPDLQAARAMVVIAILLSLFGLLLSVVGGKCTTCIEDETAKARVAVSAGVFFLLSGALCLITVSLPANTIIKDFYNPMIQDAQRRELGSCLYMGWGAAGLLLVGGGLLCCQCPSGEGRYSGPRYSPPKSTTPAKEFV, from the coding sequence ATGGCTGGGAAACATATTCATCTGCATGCTGCCCATGTGGAAAGTGTCCGCTTTCATCGGGAACAACATCGTGGTGGCTCAGACAATCTGGGAAGGATTGTGGATGTCCTGTGTGGTGCAAAGCACGGGCCAGATGCAGTGCAAGGTGTACGACTCCCTGCTGTCGCTGCCGCCGGATCTCCAGGCTGCTCGGGCCATGGTGGTCATCGCCATCCTCTTGTCTCTCTTCGGCCTGCTGCTGTCAGTGGTTGGAGGGAAATGCACCACCTGCATCGAGGACGAAACAGCCAAAGCCAGGGTTGCTGTGTCTGCTGGTGTTTTCTTCCTTCTGAGCGGGGCTTTGTGTCTCATCACCGTATCCCTGCCTGCCAACACCATCATTAAGGACTTCTACAACCCCATGATCCAAGATGCTCAGAGGAGAGAGCTGGGTTCCTGCCTGTACATGGGCTGGGGAGCAGCAGGACTGTTACTGGTCGGTGGTGGTCTTCTGTGCTGTCAGTGCCCATCAGGAGAAGGACGCTACAGTGGCCCCAGGTACTCCCCTCCCAAATCCACAACACCTGCAAAGGAGTTTGTCTGA